The following proteins are encoded in a genomic region of Phycisphaerales bacterium:
- a CDS encoding Rne/Rng family ribonuclease has protein sequence MASIKKQLIVNHAPGDETRIALLENGRLEEIYTEREAHSLHVGNIYLGKVVNVEAAIQAAFIDFGVGRNGFLHVSDLHPMHFPGEDSDTTEAVGQKTPHRQRPPIQHCLKRGQQILVQVLKEGIGTKGPTLTSYLSIPGRLLVMMPHMEQLGVSRKVEDLDQRRAMRKILDSLELPEGFGFILRTAGLTALKTELKRDLAYLQRLWKTIENQRATAKAPAELYVESDLLIRTIRDVSAADLEQIVVDDEQAMDRVVEFLQIVAPRRKGPEVVAYRDRVPIFHRFGVEEQLRSTRSREVPLPGGGSIIIDSAEAMVVIDVNSGRMRQFRDAETTAFRTNMQAIDEITRQLRLRDLGGLIVLDTIDMNSGEHRRELETRLRENLKRDRAKTEFLRISQFGLIEMTRQRMRPPLRKAHSMPCPTCEGRGLLVTPDSTANEAMRDMAYWIAHPRVASLEVAVGQAVAGVLLSRKRREIVAIETETGKRIDIRVSHEIAPERVDFYAYDDRKTDLELAALASSFPKELPPLEPRAVTHEPERVVREIALAEPPDEDSEVEVQVLEAGEDEQPELGEPAEQGEPGEAGQRKRKRRRRRSKKGREGGEGAPAEQPTRQPEPSAAAANGESASGGKKKRRRRGRRGRGKSGEPGEAAQTKAAVDQEISAEPAPEATAPAPSQSEARGEQAESRPPAEAGKKKRRRRRSRRKGDAEAGEQAAAEAVAEFADAAGASEASEPSQAADSAGEAASEAARSKKKRRRRSKNSSAENAAENGKPRSSAAPSSPAAEPAPKAASNGSASERQAEQAEVKISKPRRRLYGSRRRLTAAELASVQPADEA, from the coding sequence ATGGCCTCCATCAAAAAGCAACTGATCGTCAACCACGCGCCCGGCGACGAGACGCGCATCGCACTGCTCGAAAACGGGCGGCTCGAAGAAATCTACACCGAGCGCGAAGCGCACAGCCTTCACGTCGGCAACATCTACCTGGGCAAGGTCGTCAACGTCGAGGCGGCCATCCAGGCGGCGTTCATCGACTTCGGAGTCGGTCGCAACGGGTTCCTGCACGTCTCCGACCTGCACCCGATGCACTTCCCCGGCGAGGACTCGGACACCACCGAGGCCGTCGGCCAGAAGACCCCCCACCGCCAGCGCCCGCCGATCCAGCACTGCCTTAAGCGCGGCCAGCAGATCCTCGTGCAAGTGCTCAAGGAGGGCATCGGCACCAAAGGCCCGACGCTGACGAGTTACCTCTCGATTCCCGGCCGGCTGCTGGTCATGATGCCGCACATGGAGCAGCTGGGCGTCTCGCGCAAGGTCGAAGACCTCGACCAGCGCCGAGCGATGCGCAAGATCCTCGATTCGCTCGAGCTGCCCGAAGGATTCGGCTTCATTCTCCGCACCGCAGGACTCACCGCACTCAAAACCGAACTCAAGCGCGACCTGGCCTACCTGCAGCGCCTGTGGAAGACGATTGAGAACCAGCGAGCCACCGCCAAGGCGCCCGCCGAGTTGTACGTCGAATCCGATCTGCTCATCCGCACGATTCGCGATGTTTCCGCAGCCGACCTCGAACAGATTGTCGTTGACGACGAGCAGGCGATGGATCGCGTGGTCGAGTTTTTGCAGATCGTCGCGCCGCGGCGCAAGGGGCCGGAGGTCGTGGCCTACCGCGATCGCGTGCCGATCTTCCACCGCTTCGGCGTCGAAGAACAGTTGCGCAGCACGCGTTCGCGCGAGGTGCCGCTGCCCGGCGGCGGTTCGATCATCATCGACTCGGCAGAAGCCATGGTCGTCATCGACGTGAACTCGGGCCGCATGCGCCAGTTCCGCGATGCCGAGACCACGGCCTTTCGAACCAACATGCAGGCCATCGACGAGATCACGCGTCAGTTGCGTTTGCGCGACCTCGGCGGCCTGATCGTGCTCGACACGATCGACATGAACTCAGGCGAGCACCGCCGCGAACTCGAAACGCGCCTGCGCGAGAACCTCAAGCGCGACCGGGCCAAGACTGAGTTTTTGCGCATCAGCCAGTTCGGCCTGATCGAGATGACGCGCCAGCGCATGCGGCCGCCGCTGCGCAAGGCGCATTCCATGCCGTGCCCCACGTGCGAGGGGCGCGGCTTGCTGGTCACGCCCGATTCGACGGCCAACGAAGCCATGCGCGACATGGCGTACTGGATCGCGCACCCGCGCGTGGCGTCGCTCGAAGTGGCGGTGGGCCAGGCGGTGGCGGGCGTGCTGCTCAGCCGCAAGCGCCGCGAGATCGTCGCGATCGAAACGGAAACGGGCAAGCGCATCGACATCCGCGTGAGTCATGAGATTGCGCCTGAGCGCGTGGACTTCTACGCCTACGACGACCGCAAGACGGATCTGGAACTCGCCGCGCTGGCCTCTTCGTTCCCCAAGGAGCTGCCGCCGCTCGAACCTCGGGCGGTCACGCACGAGCCGGAGCGCGTGGTGCGCGAGATCGCGCTCGCCGAGCCGCCTGATGAGGACAGCGAAGTCGAAGTGCAGGTGCTCGAAGCGGGTGAAGATGAGCAGCCTGAACTGGGCGAACCGGCCGAGCAGGGCGAACCGGGCGAAGCCGGTCAGCGCAAGCGCAAGCGCCGCCGCCGTCGTTCGAAGAAGGGACGCGAGGGAGGCGAAGGCGCACCAGCCGAGCAGCCCACCCGGCAACCGGAGCCTTCAGCCGCTGCTGCCAATGGCGAAAGCGCCTCGGGCGGCAAGAAGAAGCGCCGGCGGCGCGGCCGCCGCGGACGCGGCAAGTCGGGCGAGCCTGGTGAGGCCGCGCAAACGAAAGCAGCGGTGGATCAGGAGATTTCCGCCGAACCGGCGCCAGAAGCAACCGCGCCAGCGCCTTCGCAAAGCGAGGCACGAGGTGAGCAGGCCGAGTCCCGCCCACCGGCTGAAGCGGGAAAGAAGAAGCGGCGACGGCGGCGCTCGCGGCGCAAGGGAGATGCGGAAGCGGGCGAGCAGGCAGCCGCCGAAGCGGTGGCCGAGTTCGCCGACGCCGCCGGGGCCTCAGAAGCATCGGAGCCATCTCAAGCCGCGGATTCGGCCGGCGAGGCTGCGTCAGAAGCAGCGCGCAGCAAGAAGAAGCGCCGCCGAAGGTCGAAGAACTCATCGGCGGAGAATGCGGCGGAGAACGGCAAGCCCCGTTCATCTGCCGCGCCAAGCAGCCCCGCAGCGGAACCGGCCCCGAAGGCGGCATCAAACGGCTCGGCCAGCGAGCGCCAGGCCGAGCAGGCGGAAGTGAAGATCTCCAAGCCCCGCCGCCGCCTCTACGGCAGCCGGCGGCGCCTCACCGCCGCCGAACTCGCCAGCGTTCAGCCCGCAGACGAGGCATAA